GGAACCAGCCGGGTCAAATTCAAAGCGGAAAAACCGCGCCGTGGTGGGGGGCAGGGCGTGGGTTACGGCGCTGCTGTCCTGCCAGCCGCTGCGGGGTGGAGTTAGTTGGGTAATGAGCCGGAAGGTCCGGCCGTCGAGGCTGGCTTCCACCCGCAGGCGGTTGGCCTGGTAGTTATAGCCGTTGGAGCGGATGCGGATGGAGCGGCAGGTGAAGGGCTGGGTATAGGCGTACTGAATCCAGCCTGGCTCACTGGTTTTGAGGCCCTCTTTGTTGCCGGTCACGGCCAATAGTTCGGGCTTGCTACCGAGTATATTGCTCGTTACCTGCGGTTTGGGGTTGGTAGTAGCGCCCGTGGGTGTAGGGTAGGCGTACACGGCAATGTCGCGGTAGTAATTCTGGACCGTGGCGGCCCGCGGCAGCACCTGGCTGATACGCCGTCCGCCCTTCACCTGGGTTTGGGAGTACACCACCTTCTGCATGGATAGCTCGGGCGTAATCCAGGGGCCGCCGGCTAGGGCGAATCCGTCGCTGACGTGCATGGCCAGCTTCAGACCCAGGCGGTCGGCTTCCATCATGGCGTGCTTCACCATCTGCCACCACGGCGGCGAGAGCTGCACGGCCGGGGGCGTAATGGCCGGCGGGTTTTCCACGCCCTTAATGGGCATGAGGTAGGCACCCCCGATACCAGCCTCGCGCATGGCTTCGAGGTCGGCGGTGATGCCCTCGGGCGTCACGGCGGCGTTCATCCAGTACCAGAACACCCAGGGCCGGGCCGCTTCGGGCGGCGACTTAAACACCTGCTCCAAATCGTCCGCCGTCGGGGCGGATTGGGCCCGGGCCGTGCCAGGGCCGAGGCCGGCGGCCAGGCCGAGGATCAGGCCCGAAAGGCGAGCAAAAGAATGCCAGCGGTTCATGTTACAACCTGCCGGTGCTACCCGGGGTAGATGATGAGCCGGGGGAAACCGGCGGCTGACTTGCAAACCGCACCTTGCGGGCCCGCGCGGCAATAGCCTCCTGTTTGCCCGCAACGGGCAATAAGTAGAAGCTGTAGCGGTAGGGCTTGGCGGGCAATTGGTACTTGTCGATGGGCGCGGCCTGAGCGTCCCAGCTGGTATTGCCGCCTACGCCCATCTGGGCCAGATCAATGTTGAGGGTGATAAAGCCCGCGTCCTGAAGGCGGTTGGTGTGCCGGGCCCGTTGAATGTTCTGCTCGGTGTGGGGCCAGGCACTCATGCTCAGCAAGCTGTCAGCTACTACCAGCAGGCCGGCGTTTTGCTCGTCGGCCAGGTGCATCCAGCGCACGTCGGTGCGGTTGGCATACTCCATGGGCACCACGTAGGAATCAGCAAACTCGCTTAGGGGAAGGCTGTAGATAGCTGCATCGAAGCCGTAGCGCCGGTCGAGGTAGTTTTCCAGCGGCCCGCGGCCATAAAAGCTGATCTTGTCGTAGGCGCGGCGGATGCCGAGCTGCATGCCCACTCTGGGAATGTTGGGCAAACCGGCGGCGGGCGTGAGGGCGTAGTCTACTTTCAGCGTACCGTCGCCGTGCACGGTATAGGTTATGCGCACGGTGGTTTTGCCGTCGATAAGCGAGTAGGTACTGGTAAGGCGGGGCTGACTGGGTTTCGAATGGTCGAGCGTCAGGCTTTGGAGCTTGGGCTCGGCCGTAAACCACTCCTTGAGCTTCTTGTCCGCTTTCCAGCCGCGCCGGTCGTTGTCGGTGAGGGGGCGGGTGAAGTGGGGCAGCAGGGGCGCGGCCACCTGCTCGGTGCCACGGTGGCGGTAGGAAGTCAAAGCGCCGGTAGCTTTGTCGATGGTTACCTGGAAGTCCTTGCCGCTGAGCGAGTAGGCCTGGGCCTCGTCGCGCACGGCTACTGGTGGGTGCTTGGCAGCTTTGGCCTGGGGCTGGGCCAGGCCACTCAGGGCAAACTGGTTACTGGCTACTTCGTGGCCTTTCGGGGCCCAGCTAGCGGCTTCGGGCAAAGTGAAGTTGAGGGTAGCCAGATATTCCGCGCCAGCTTTGAATTTGGGCAGGTAAGGCCCCAGGCTGACCACCGTGTCGTGGCCGGCGGCCAGGCGCAGGCGGGGCAGCAGTTTGGTGCTTACCACGCGGCCATCTTCGCGCACGACCAAGGTCACGGCGTAGTCGGCAGCCGATTTCGAGGCGTGGCGGTTCTCGACTTTAACCAGGCTTTTGCCGGCGTCGGTCAAAGTGCTTTCCAGGGGCTGGTATACCCGTTTGCACTCGTAGATGGCCGCGTGGGGCTTGCCGTCGGAGGCCACAATGCCCTTGATGGTAAAGTCGTCGAAGTACTTTTCCTGGAAGTCGCCGCCGTAAGCGTAGAAGGCCGTGCCAGTGGAGTCGCGCTTTGCCAGGCCCTGGTCCTTGAACTCCCAGATGCAGCCGCCGATGACGCGCTTGGTGGCGCGCCAGCCGTCCCAGAACTCCTTCATGTTGCCGGTGGCGTTGCCCATGGAGTGAGCGTACTCGCAGAAGAAGATGGGCCGGGTGTCTCCGTTTTGCTGATTGGCCAGCAGCTCGCCGGTAAACAAGCCCGGGTACATGCGGCTGACCATGTCCACGTAGGCCTGGTCGCGGGGCGTCTGGATGCGGTAGGCGTGGTTCTTGGGGTAAGCGGGGTCGTTGGGGTCGATGTAGCCTTCCACGTGCGGGTCGCCCATAGCCGGCTCGTAGTGAATGGGCCGGGTGATGTCGAAGTCGTGGAGCCAGGCGGCCATGGCGGCGTGGTTGGGTCCGCGCCCCGACTCGTTGCCCAAGCTCCAGAAGATAATGCTGGGGTGGTTTTTGTCGCGCAGGGCCATGCGCATGCTGCGCTCCTGGTAGGCAGCCGTCCAGGCCGGGTCGTTGCTGAGCTTGGAGCCCAGGCCGTGGGTTTCCAGGTTGGCCTCGTCGATGACCAGGATGCCGTACTCGTCGCAGAGGTCGTAGAAGTAGGGGTCGTTGGGGTAGTGCGAGGTTCGGATGCAGTTGAAATTGAACTGCTTGAGCGTGCGCACATCCTGGCGGATATCCTCCCGCGAGACGGCCATGCCCTTGGTGGGATGGTGGTCGTGGCGGTTCACGCCGTAGAGGTAGGTGAGCTTGCCGTTGAGGAGCAGCTTGCCGTTTTCCTTCGAAAACTCGATGCTGCGGAAGCCGACTTTGCAGCTCTTGGCTTCGAGCACCGCACCGGTTTTGTCAGTCAGCGTCAGCACTAAGGTGTACAGGTTGGGCGCCTCGTCGCTCCACTTTAGCGGGTTCTGAATCTTGGTTTCCAGCAGGCCAAACTTGGCGTTGTCGAGGCGGGGGTAGGGCTCGTTGATGATGCTTTCGGCCGTGCGCTGCAGGGGCTTGTCCAATACTGGTTTGCCCGCCTGGTCGTAGAGTTGGGCTTTAACTTGGTAGCCCTTCAGGTCGTTGTCACCAGTCAGGTTTTCCAGGCGGGGCCGGATGCTGAGCACGGCGTCGTGGTACTGCTTATCGAGCTTGGCCTGCCAGTGGAAGTCGGCCAGGCGCATCTTGGGCTCGGCCAGCAGCAGCACTTCCCGGTAGATGCCCGAGAGGCGCCAGTGGTCCTGGTCTTCGAGGTAGGAGCCATCCGACCAGCGCATGACCTGCACCGAAACCGTGTTTTCACCGGCCTGCAGATAGGGCGTCACGTTGAACTCCGAGGGCAGGCAGCTGTCCTCGCCGTAGCCCAGAAACTGGCCATTGACCCACACCTTAAAGGCCGAGCTGACCCCGCCGAAGTGCAGGGTCACGTTCTGGTTTTGCCAGCTGGCGGGCACTGTGAAGGTGCGTTGGTAGGAACCCACACCGTTGTAGTCCTGGGGCACAAAGGGCGGGTTGACGGGGCGGAAGGGGTACTTGGCGCTTTTATAAATGGGCAAATCATAGCCGTTCATTTCCCAGTTTGAAGGTACAACCAACGGCTTCCAGCCACTCACCCGGCTTTTGTAGAAATCCTGGGGCGCGTCACTAGGTTTGGGGGCAAAGCGAAAGTCCCAGTTGCCGTTGAGGCTCAGCAGGCGGCCAGACTTTTCCCGGGTCCCTTCCAGGGCGGCGGCTTCGGTAGCAAAAGAGTAAGCCGTAGCCCGGGCCGGGTCGCGGTTTAGCTCGGTAATCTGCGGCACCTGGTAGCCGTCGGCTTCGGTGGGGTAGATTTTCGGTGGGTTCGATACGCCGGGGAAAAAATACACGCTGGCTTCCTGGGCCTGGGCGGCGAAGGGTAACAGGAGCAGAACTGTGCTGACGAGGCGCCTCACCCCCCGGCCGCATCTGCTTGAAGCGCAGAGACTCCAAAAAGGAGAGGGGGTGCCACGGCGGCGCAGCTGGGCTTGTGTGGGGAAGAGGGGTAAGAAGCACATTTTGGTTGATTTCTTAATTACCCGTGGCTACCGTAGCAGCCGGTTTTTTGGTGGAAGTGGAGCTGGCCGCGCCGCTTTTGAGGGTGATGCTGACCGGTTGCAAGCCTTCGGCCATAGCTTGCAGGGTGATGGTGCCGGCTTGCTCGGTGGTTTGGAGGATGGCCAGGCACATGCCGTTGTAAGCCTTGCGCGAATCGGCCTTGAAGGGCTCCAGGCTGGCCTGGTAGCCGTTGTCGACGCCAGCTAGGGTGGCGGGGCCGCTGAGACTGAATTTCACTTGGTTGGCCGCGTCGGGTACCAGGTTGCCCTGGGCATCAAGCACGCGCACAGTCACAAAGGAGAGGTCCAGGCCGTCGGCCGTGAGGCGGCTACGGTCGGCGCTTAGCTCGATTGTCGCCGCCGGGCCGGCCGTGTGTATAGTGCGCGTTAATACCGGTTTGCCGCCTCGGCGCGACACGGCCTGCAGGGTGCCGGGCGCGTAGGGTACCTGCCACTGCACGTGCAGGTCGTGGGGCTGCTTGCGCTTTACGCCCAGGGATTTGCCATTGAGCAGCAGCTCTACTTCGTCGGCCTGGCTGAAGTAGGCCCACACGTCCACGGTCTGGCCCGGGCGCCAGTTCCAGTGCGGCAGCAGGTGCAGCACGGGCTGGGTGGTCCACTCGCTTTGGTAGAGGTAGTAGGCATCCTTGGGAAAGCCGGCCAGGTCGATGAGGCCAAAGTAGGAACTGCGGGCGGGCCAGGGGTAGGGCAGGGGCTCGCCCAGGTAATCGAAGCCCGACCACACGAACAAGCCGGTGATGTGCGGGTTCTGCTTGACGGCCCGCCAGGAGCTTTCGTGGGTGGCGCCCCAGTAGGGCCGGGCGTTGTCGTAGCTGGAGGCCGTGAAGTCGGGGTTGCCGGTGGTGAGCTTGGTTTTGCCATCCAGGGGCCAGACGCGGATGCTGTCCGAGGGCAGATCGTAGTGGCCCCGGGTTTCGAAGGCCGCTGCGGTTTCGGTGGCCAGAAAGGGTTTGCCCGGAAAGCTTTTAGGCAGCAGGGGGTAGCCTTCGTGTTTGTAGTTGAAGCTCAGTACATCCAGCACCCCGGCCTGGCTGATGAAGTTTTTGCCGGGCTCCTGCTCGGTCAGGGCCGAAGTAACGGGGCGGGTTGGGTCCAGGCGCTTCACGGTGGCGGTCAGCTCCTTGGTCAGGCGCACGCCGGTGGAGTCGAATTGCTCCCGGATTTCGTTGCCGATGCTCCAGATAACCACTGACGGGTGGTTTCGGTCGCGGCGCACCATGTCCTGCAAATCGCGGCGGTGCCAGGCTTTAAAGTCTTTGTGATAATCCTGCCCGTTCTTTTTTTTCTGCCACTGGTCGAAGGCCTCATCCATGACCAGAAAGCCCATCTGGTCGCAGAGGTCCAGTAGTTCGGGCGCGGGCGGGTTGTGCGCCATCCGGATAGCGTTGCACCCCATTTTTTGCAGAATTTCCAGTTGCCGCCTGGCGGCCCGCACGTTGAAGGCGGCGCCCAGCGCGCCCAGGTCGTGGTGCTGGTTTACGCCCAGAATCCGCAGCTTCTGCCCATTCAGCGAGAAGCCGGTTTGGGCGTTGAACTCGAAATAGCGGATGCCCAGCGGCGTGCTGTACTCGTCCACGGCCGTTTTGCCCCGCCGCAGGCGCGTCTGCACCCGGTACAGGTAGGGCCGCCGCACCGACCAGAGCTGCGGCTTGGCTAGGCTGATGGTTTGGGTCAGCACGGTGGTCGAGTCCGTCAGTTTCACGTTGTCGGCGGTCTGTTTCGCCACCGTTTTACCTTGGGCATCAAGCACCAGCGTTTCTACCTGCAACGGCTTGGCTTCCTTGCTGCCCGCGTTGCGAATGGTGGTTTGCACGCGCACCGTAGCGGCCTCAGCGCCGACTTTGGGCGTAGTCACAAAGGTGCCCCAATGGTCGACGGCTACGGCATTGGTCGTGACCAGGCGCACGTTGCGGTAGATGCCCGAGCCCGAGTACCAGCGCGAGTTGGGCTGGGCCGAGTTGTCGACGCGCACGGCCAGCACGTTGGCTTGCCCAGCGGGGCGCAGGTGCCGGGTCAGCTCGTAGCGGAAGGAGATGTAGCCGTTGGGTCGCTGGCCCAGGGAATAGCCGTTCAGCCAGACTTCCGAGTGCTGGTATACCCCGTCAAACTCGATGTAGATGCGCTTGTCGGCCGCAGCGGGCAGCGTGAAGGTTTTGCGGTACCAGCCGATGCCGGTGGGCAGGCCGCCGCCTTCGGGCTTGGCCGGGTTTTTCTCGTCAAATTTACCCTCGATGCTCCAGTCGTGGGGCAGGGTCAGTGGCCGCCAGCTGGCA
Above is a genomic segment from Hymenobacter cellulosivorans containing:
- a CDS encoding glycoside hydrolase family 2 TIM barrel-domain containing protein yields the protein MRRLVSTVLLLLPFAAQAQEASVYFFPGVSNPPKIYPTEADGYQVPQITELNRDPARATAYSFATEAAALEGTREKSGRLLSLNGNWDFRFAPKPSDAPQDFYKSRVSGWKPLVVPSNWEMNGYDLPIYKSAKYPFRPVNPPFVPQDYNGVGSYQRTFTVPASWQNQNVTLHFGGVSSAFKVWVNGQFLGYGEDSCLPSEFNVTPYLQAGENTVSVQVMRWSDGSYLEDQDHWRLSGIYREVLLLAEPKMRLADFHWQAKLDKQYHDAVLSIRPRLENLTGDNDLKGYQVKAQLYDQAGKPVLDKPLQRTAESIINEPYPRLDNAKFGLLETKIQNPLKWSDEAPNLYTLVLTLTDKTGAVLEAKSCKVGFRSIEFSKENGKLLLNGKLTYLYGVNRHDHHPTKGMAVSREDIRQDVRTLKQFNFNCIRTSHYPNDPYFYDLCDEYGILVIDEANLETHGLGSKLSNDPAWTAAYQERSMRMALRDKNHPSIIFWSLGNESGRGPNHAAMAAWLHDFDITRPIHYEPAMGDPHVEGYIDPNDPAYPKNHAYRIQTPRDQAYVDMVSRMYPGLFTGELLANQQNGDTRPIFFCEYAHSMGNATGNMKEFWDGWRATKRVIGGCIWEFKDQGLAKRDSTGTAFYAYGGDFQEKYFDDFTIKGIVASDGKPHAAIYECKRVYQPLESTLTDAGKSLVKVENRHASKSAADYAVTLVVREDGRVVSTKLLPRLRLAAGHDTVVSLGPYLPKFKAGAEYLATLNFTLPEAASWAPKGHEVASNQFALSGLAQPQAKAAKHPPVAVRDEAQAYSLSGKDFQVTIDKATGALTSYRHRGTEQVAAPLLPHFTRPLTDNDRRGWKADKKLKEWFTAEPKLQSLTLDHSKPSQPRLTSTYSLIDGKTTVRITYTVHGDGTLKVDYALTPAAGLPNIPRVGMQLGIRRAYDKISFYGRGPLENYLDRRYGFDAAIYSLPLSEFADSYVVPMEYANRTDVRWMHLADEQNAGLLVVADSLLSMSAWPHTEQNIQRARHTNRLQDAGFITLNIDLAQMGVGGNTSWDAQAAPIDKYQLPAKPYRYSFYLLPVAGKQEAIAARARKVRFASQPPVSPGSSSTPGSTGRL
- the galB gene encoding beta-galactosidase GalB — protein: MRYFLSFLLLLLLSAARVAEAAQPSVRGVESFNKGWKFYLGDNAQAKEAAFDDASWRPLTLPHDWSIEGKFDEKNPAKPEGGGLPTGIGWYRKTFTLPAAADKRIYIEFDGVYQHSEVWLNGYSLGQRPNGYISFRYELTRHLRPAGQANVLAVRVDNSAQPNSRWYSGSGIYRNVRLVTTNAVAVDHWGTFVTTPKVGAEAATVRVQTTIRNAGSKEAKPLQVETLVLDAQGKTVAKQTADNVKLTDSTTVLTQTISLAKPQLWSVRRPYLYRVQTRLRRGKTAVDEYSTPLGIRYFEFNAQTGFSLNGQKLRILGVNQHHDLGALGAAFNVRAARRQLEILQKMGCNAIRMAHNPPAPELLDLCDQMGFLVMDEAFDQWQKKKNGQDYHKDFKAWHRRDLQDMVRRDRNHPSVVIWSIGNEIREQFDSTGVRLTKELTATVKRLDPTRPVTSALTEQEPGKNFISQAGVLDVLSFNYKHEGYPLLPKSFPGKPFLATETAAAFETRGHYDLPSDSIRVWPLDGKTKLTTGNPDFTASSYDNARPYWGATHESSWRAVKQNPHITGLFVWSGFDYLGEPLPYPWPARSSYFGLIDLAGFPKDAYYLYQSEWTTQPVLHLLPHWNWRPGQTVDVWAYFSQADEVELLLNGKSLGVKRKQPHDLHVQWQVPYAPGTLQAVSRRGGKPVLTRTIHTAGPAATIELSADRSRLTADGLDLSFVTVRVLDAQGNLVPDAANQVKFSLSGPATLAGVDNGYQASLEPFKADSRKAYNGMCLAILQTTEQAGTITLQAMAEGLQPVSITLKSGAASSTSTKKPAATVATGN